The Terriglobales bacterium genome includes the window GCGCACGAGTTCGTTTTTTACCTTCTTGAACATCTCCTGGTAATTTGCGCCTGATTTTTGCATTTCGTTCGAATAGGCTTCCAGGATTGCTCGAACTTCGTCGTTGATGCGGTCTTCGACGGTCAGTTCATCGAATATCGACTGGTTAATTTTCTCAACCACGGGCGCCTGG containing:
- a CDS encoding DUF507 family protein, with protein sequence MLFSKEYVGYLARQLTKKLIEGEFIEAPNQAPVVEKINQSIFDELTVEDRINDEVRAILEAYSNEMQKSGANYQEMFKKVKNELVRKYKAVL